The genomic region GCCGCTGTCGGACCGGACGGGCGCGCGGTGGCGCTGGTGAAAGAAAAGGGCAAGCGGCTAGCGACGGTGTTTGTTGCGCGGCCATCGACGCTATAGCGCGCTGTAGCGGCAACACGCCGCGCTTAACGCACGTAGGTGGCGGCGATGACGTAGCCGCAGCGCTGCACCCAGCGCCCCTCGAACAGCGGGACCGGCGCAGGCCGCGCCAACAGCTGGGAGGTAAACGTGCCGTCCGGGCGCAGCTCGATTTCCGCTTCGTCGAAATCGAGCCAGCGCCGCGTCATCGGGTACCAGCACTTATATGTCGCTTCCTTGGCGCAGAACAACAGCCGGTCCGCCCAGGTGTAGCCGTCCGCCTGCAGCTGCGAAACCATCTCGATTTCGGTGGGGCTGGCAATAGAGCGCAACACCCCGTCCGGCAACGGCTCCGCGGGCTCGGCATCCAGCCCCATCGAGTGCACGTGGCGCTTCGGCGCGGCCACGGCGGCGCGCAGGCCTTCGGTATGTGTCAGCGACCCCGTGAAGCCTTCAGGCCACAACGGCATGCCGCGCTCGCCGCGCAAAATCGCACCGGCGGATTCCACGCCGAGCTCGCGCAACGCCTGGTGGGCGCACCAGCGTGCGTCGCCGAACTCGCCTTTGCGCACGTCCACGGCCGCGCTGACCTCGTCGCGCTCGTCGGGCAGCAGGTCCTCGTAGCGGGTCAGATCCGACGCATCGTCGGTGAGAAAGAACACGCAGCGCGCCTCGGGAGGAAACAGCGAGATGTCCTGCATCACTGTTCAACCTCCATGACCGGGTACGGAAACGGCCGGGCGGACGGGTAGTGCTCCCATTCGCGCGGGTAGCCGAGGGAGGCCTCGATGTGCGGGATTCCGTCGACAGTTGTCACCCCCGGCATGTGCAGGTGACCGTACACGACTGCCTGCGCGTTGTAGCGTTGGGCCCACGTGCGGGTATGCCGCGTGCCGCACCACAGGGCGATGTCCGACCACTGCATGCGCTGCACAGGTTCCTGGATTAAGGGCCAGTGGTTGACCAGAACAGTCGGGCCGTTGATGCGGGAAAGCCGCTTTGTGGTGTAGGCGAGGCGGTCCCAGCACCACGCGCGGATATCCACGAACGGGGCGATCGCAACTTCATCGGTCATGACCACGTTGTGGTCATGCGCTGCGGCCAACGCTTCTTCGACGGTCAGGTCGCGGGCACGAAACGAGTAGTCGTAGAGCGTAAACAGCGGGCAAATAGTCACCCCGCCGAACACCGGGTAGCGGTCCTCCGGCGTCACCACCCCGATGGAGCGCATCGCCTGCACCAACATGGTGTATTTCTCGCGGCCCCGGTGGCGATCTGCGGAACGACAGAACAGCTCGTGGTTGCCTGGCACCCAAATCACTGTGTGGAACCGGCTGGCAAGATCCTCCATCACCTGGATGATCAGCTCCGGCCGCTCGGCCACATCGCCTGCGACGATGAGCCAGTCCGACGGGTCAGCCGGCGTGATGGCGTCTATTTTCGGGCCGTTGCGCTTCACCGCCGCGTGCAGGTCGCTGACGGCCCAGAGCGTGGTGGTCATTCCTCATTCTTACCATCCGCACCACCTGCGGCCCACCGCATTGACCGAAAGCGCCACACCACGCCGACCAGGCGGGCGAGCACCTGGCCGAGCTGGCCGACCCAGATGCCAGTCAGCCCCCAGCCAAACACGCCGGAGGCGAGGATGATCGGCAGTGCTACTCCCAAAAGGGAAAACAGTGTCAGGTTGCGCAAGAATGCGGCGTCGGCAGCGCCGAGGAGCACCCCGTCGAGGGCGAAGACGGCTCCGCCGACCAGGATCATGCCGATGAGCAGGAACCACGGGATACGCAGCGCATCGACGACCTCCGGGTCCGAGGTAAACAGCCCCTGGATCGGCGCGGCAAACACCGCGAAGACGGCTGACAGCGCGACTGCGAACCCGAGCGAGTACCGCAGCGTCTGCGCGCCAACGTCGCGCGCTTCCTCCGCGCCGGCGCGCCCCAGCGCGGAACCGGTGAGAGTCTGCGCCGCAATGGCCAGCGAGTCCAGCACGAGCGTCAGGAAATTCCACAGCTGCAGCATCAGCTGGTGCGCGGCCAGCGCGACAACCCCGATGCGGCCTGCGACCGCAGCCGCGGTAAGCAGCGAAACCTGGAAGGACAACGACCGCAAAATCAGATCCCGGCCGAGTATGAGCTGACGCTTGATCACGCTCCAGCGCGGCGCCCAGCTGCCGCCGTAGGAGCGGTGCTCGCGCGCCAGCACCACGAGAAACAGCGTCGCGGTGATGCCCATGCCAATCACGTTGGCCACCGCAGAGCCGACGAGGCCGAAGCGGCCCACCAAAACGGGCAGCAGCGCAGCCCCCGGTACCAGCCCGCACAATGTGAGGTAAAAGGGCAGCTTGGTGTTTTGCACGCCGCGCATCCAGCCGTTGCCAGCCATGATCACCAATGTCATCGGCACCGCGAACGCGGAGACATGCATCCACTGGGCCGCGCGCGCACCCGTGGCGTGGTCGCCTGCGAGTGCCTGGGCGAGCGGCTGCGCGAAGATGCCCACGATCAGCGCCAGCAGTGTGCCGACGCCGAGCGCAACCCAGGTGGCCTGCACTCCTTCCGCCACTGCATCTTCGCGCCGGCCGGCCCCAAAGAACCGGGAGCTGCGCGCGGTGGTGCCGTAGGACAAAAACGTCAGCTGCGTTGTCACCGTGGACTGGATAGCCGCGCCTGCGGCCAGCGCCGCGAGTTCAGCGGTGCCCAACCGTCCCACGACTGCCGTATCCAGCAGCAGGTACAGCGGGTTCGCCGCCAACACGCCAAGCGCGGGCAGGGCGAGCAACAAAATCTGGTGGCCGAGCGAGCGCTCAGCTGCTCCGCGCGCCCTACTCATCGGACGCGTCGCGCTGCGGCAAAGCGCTGAGTAGATCGCGGATGACCTCGTTGCGGTGGCCGGAAGCGGAATACCCCGCCGCCGCCTTGTGTCCGCCGCCGCCGAGGCGCTGGGCGACGGCGGAGACGTCCACCACCGTGGAGCGCAGCGACAACGCCCAGCTCTTCGGGGACTGCTCCTTAAGCACCACTCCCACGTCGGTGCCCTCGAGCGCCCTTGCGTAGTCGATGATCGCCTCCACGGCAGTCTGGCTCATCCGTGAGTGGATGCCGGACGGGATGGTCAACACTGCCACAGAAAGCCCGTTCGCGGGCACGATCTGGGTTTTAGCTAGCACCGCGCCCATCAGCTGCAAATCCACCGGGCCCATCGTGTCCATCAGATCGAGAGCGATCTGGCGGGTATTTAAGCCGTACTCCATCAGCTCGGCGGCGAGCTCATGCATCCGCGGGGTGCCCCACCGGAAGCTGCCGGTATCCGTGATCAGCCCCGCGTACAGCGCGTATGCAATGTCCGGATCCAGCTCCACGCCCAAGTACCCCAGCAGCTCGCGGACCATCACTGTGGTGGATTCGCTTTCCACGATCATGTTCAACCCGCCGAAGCCGGGGTTGGTGTTGTGATGGTCGATCACAACCACCCGCGATGGGTCCTTCAGGATCGTGCTCATATGTGCGCCGGTGCGGTCGGCGGAGGCGCAGTCCACGGTGATCACCAACCCGTCCTCAGGCAACGGCTCACCGTAGCGGATGTCCTCGACGCCGGGGATCGTGCGCATGTTGGCGGAGTGCGGCAGCGGTTGGCCGATATAGGCCTGCGCGTCCTTTCCCAGCTTGCGCAGACCCGCCGTCAGAGCGCACGCCGAGCCGATCGCGTCCGCGTCGGGTTTGATGTGCGCCACCACCGACACCTTCTCAACCTCTCGCACACGGGAGGCGGCGGCCTCAAACAGCGCCGCCGCCTCCTGCAGGTACCTCGGTGTCTTGCTAGACATCATCACCAGTGCGCTTGTACGGGTCGCTCTCCCCCGCCGGTGTCGCATTCGCCCGTAGCTTCGCCAGCTCCTCGTCGCGCGCACGGGCGCGGTTGAGCAGCTCCTCCATGTGGGCGGAGGACTCCGGCACGGTGTCGCGCTCGAAGGAAATCGTCGGGGTGAAGCGAACGCTGAGCTGGTCGCCTACGATCTTGCGGATCTGGCCGCGGGCACGGTTGAGTGCCTCTGCCGCCTGGTCGTAGTCCGGCTCGTCGTTGATGTCGCGGCCGCGCACCGTGTAGTAGACCGTAGCGTCGTGCAGGTCGCCGGTGACGCGGGTGTCGGTGACAGTGACCAGCTCCATGCGGGGGTCTTTCACTTCACGCTCGATAGCCGACGCAACGATCGTCTGAATCTGCTTTGCCAGGCGCTGCGCGCGAGGATTCTCAGCCATGCTCAACTCCTTTGAACGAAACTTGCAATAGTGTAACCCCCGTCCTGCGCGGGTCGCGCGGAACGGGGGTTGGCGTCGAGAAGCAATTGCTTCAGCAACGGCTAATCGCGCGGCACCTCAACCATCTCGTAGGTCTGGATGGTGTCGCCGACCTGGATATCCGGGTAGGACAGCACCATGCCGCACTCGTAGCCCTTGGCCACCTCGTTGACATCGTCCTTCTCGCGGCGCAGCGACTCGATGGTCGCGTCCGGAGTGATGACGTTGCCGTCGCGGACCAGGCGCAGCTTTGCACCGCGCTTGACCTTGCCCTCGGTGACCATGCAGCCGGCGATGAGGCCGACAGAGGAGGCCTTGAAGATCTGGCGGATCTCCGCCTCGCCCAGATCGCGCTCCTCGTAGATGGGCTTGAGCATGCCCTTGAGCGCGTTCTCGACGTCCTCGATGGCCTGGTAGATCACCGAGTAGTAGCGGATCTCCACGCCTTCAGCGTTCGCCTCCTCGGTGGCCTTGCCGTCAGCGCGAACATTGAAGCCAATGATCACCGCATCCGACGCCGCAGCAAGGGAGACGTTCGTCTGCGTCACAGCACCGACGCCGCGGTCGATGATGTTGACCTCGACCTCGTCGTCGATCTCGATCTTGAGCAGCGCCTCTTCCAGGGCCTCCACCGAACCGGCGTTGTCGCCCTTGAGGATGAGGTTGAGCTGGCTCGTCTCCTTGAGCGCCTGATCCAGGTTCTCCAGGGAGACGCGCTTCTTGCTGCGCGCCTGGATCGCGGCGCGGTGACGGGCATCGCGCTGCGCCGCAATCTGGCGAGCGACACGGTCGTCGTCCACCACCAGCAGGTTGTCGCCAGGGCCAGGAACGCCGTTGAGGCCCTGGACCTGCACCGGGCGGGACGGGCCCGCCTCATCGACGTCGTTGCCCCACTCATCGACCATGCGACGCACGCGACCGAAGTTGCCGCCGACGACGATGGAGTCGCCGACACGCAGCGTGCCGCGCTGCACGATCACGGTGGACACCGGGCCACGGCCGCGGTCCAGGTGGGACTCGATGGCCACACCCTGGGCGTCCATGTCCGGGTTCGCCGTGAGCTCCAGCGCCGCATCTGCGGTGAGCAAGACGGCCTCGAGCAGGTCGTCGATGCCAGTGCCCTGCTTCGCGGAGATGTCAATGAACATGGTGTCGCCGCCGTACTCCTCCGGCACCAGGCCGTACTCGGTGAGCTGGCCGCGGATCTTGTCCGGCTGCGCCTCCGGCTTATCCACCTTGTTCACGGCAACCACGATGGGCAGGTCCGCCGCCTTGGCGTGGTTGATCGCCTCAACGGTCTGCGGCATCACGCCGTCGTCCGCCGCGACCACCAAAATGGCAAGGTCGGTCGACTTCGCACCGCGGGCACGCATGGCGGTAAACGCCTCGTGGCCCGGGGTATCCAGGAACGTGATCTTGCGCGGCTCGTCTTCGAGGGTGACCTCGGTCTGGTACGCACCGATGCCCTGGGTGATGCCGCCGGCCTCGCCGCGGCCCACGTTGGCGTTTCGGACCGAATCCAGAAGTCGGGTCTTACCGTGGTCGACGTGGCCCATGACGGAAACCACAGGAGGACGCTTCTCCAGCGCCTCTTCGCCACCGATGTCCTCGCCGAACTGCAGGTCGAAGGACTCGAGCAGCTCGCGGTCCTCGTCCTCCGGAGAGACGATCTGCACCTCGTAGTTGATCTCGGCGCCGAGCAACTGCAGCGTGTCCTCAGACACGGACTGCGTTGCGGTCACCATCTCACCGAGGTTGAACAGCGCCTGCACCAGCGACGACGCATCGGTGTTGATCTTCTCCGCCAGGTCGGACAGGGTCGCGCCCTGACGCAGGCGAACGGTCTTGCCGCCGCCGTCTGGCAGACGAACGCCACCGATGACGTTCGGCTTGTGCATCTCTTCGTACTCGGCCCTCTTCTGGCCCTTGGACTTACGGCGCTTGCCGGGTGCACCACCCGGACGGCCGAATGCGCCCGCAGTACCGCCGCGACGACCACCGCGACCGCGGAAACCGCCACCGCCGCCGAAACGCGGGCCGCCCGGGCCGCCACCACGGCCACGGCCGCCGCCGCGACCACGGCCGCCCGGAGCAGCTGCCTTGGACGGCATCTGTGTCGGGGACGGACCTGCCGGCATGTCAGCCGGCGACGGACGGGAGCCGCCGCCCTTGCGTGCGCCACCAGGACGCGGGCCACCCTGGCCGGGACGACCCTGGCCCTGGCCCGGACGTCCGCCGCCCGGACGCGGCGGACGCTGGCCACCGGTGTTGGAAGAGAACGGGTTGTTGGCTACGCGCGGACGGCCCGGCTTGGGCACGGGACGCGGCATAGCGCCCGGCTTCGGGGCATCCGACTTCGCTGCACCCGGCTTCGGCGCACCCGGCTTCGGCGCACCCGGCTTGGGTGCGGCAGATTTCGCAGCACCCGGCTTCGGCGCCCCAGGCTTCGCGGCGCCCGGCTTCGGCGCGCCAGGCTTGGGAGCGCCCGGCTTCGGCGCACCACCAGCCGGCTTCGGGGCCGGCTCCGCCGCAGCGGGTTTCGCCGCAGACGGCTTCGGGGCACCCGGCACCGGCTTGGGTGCCGCGGGCTTGCTCTCTCCAGCCTTCGAGGGCTTGGAGGCCGCAGGCTTCGGCGCCGCCGGCTTGGCGCGGTTCTGGCCCGGCTTTTTCAGCGGCGGCTTCTTCGGCGCAGCTTCCTTCTTCTTTTCGGCGTCGGCATCGTCGCCGCCGTTCTGCTTGGCGTAGTGCGCCTTCATCTTCTTCACGACAGGCGGCTCGATCGTCGACGACGCCGTCTTCACAAACTCGCCCTGCTCCTTGAGCGTGGCGAGCAGTTCCTTACTTGTTACGCCGAGCTGCTTGGCCAACTCGTGAACGCGTAGCTTTCCGGACACGTATCTCCTCTTCGTTGTTGCTAGGAGCAGTGCCCTTCCGGCTACCTGCCCCTAGACGTGGTCAGTGACATTCATCGCTGATGCTGCTTCATCGTTGCGTACTCATCAGTGTTCAGTCTTTCCTTTTTCGTCTGGGTCGTTCACCTCGTCGCAAGTGCTTTGCGACGACGCAAGGTACGTACGTACATGACCTAGGTCCACCGCAGTGGACAGACGGAGCGCTCGCCCGAAGGCGCGACGTTGTTCCGCCAGCTCGACTGCATCCAGCGAGGGCGTAATCCACGCGCCCCGGCCAGGAAGGTTCCTGCCCGGGTCTGCGAGGATCCGCCCCGGCACGTCCGGATCGGCGACGACCCGCAGCAGCTGGGTATCCGGCTGCGCGGTACGGGTGGCGATACAGGTGCGGGTGCGAATCGGCTGCTTGCGAGCAACACCCATTCGCATCCCGTCCTTTCATCTGCTAACTCGGTCGCCGCACCTGAACGTGCGGACACAAAAGCCGTATAACACTGTACGCCAAAACCCGCTGGATCTATATTTCCAGCGGGTTTCCTGGTTACAGGGGTGTAATTTTCCTGAGGGGCTACTGCCGTCTACTCAGCCGAGTCCGCGTCAGAGCGGATGTCGATCTTCCAGCCAGTCAGGCGGGCAGCCAACCGGGCGTTTTGGCCCTCTTTGCCGATGGCCAGGGAGAGCTGGTAATCCGGCACGGTCACACGGGCGGCCTGCGCCTCGCGGTCCAGCACCTCGACGTTGACCACCTTCGACGGGGCGAGCGAATTGCCGACGTACTTTGCCGGATCCTCGTCCCAGTCGATGATGTCGATCTTCTCGCCGCCGAGTTCGGACATGATGTTGGTAACGCGGGCGCCGCGGGGGCCGATGCAGGCACCCTTCGCGTTGACGCCCTTGACGGTCGCGCGCACGGCAACCTTGGAGCGGTGGCCGGCCTCGCGGGCGATGCCCACGATCTCCACCGAGCCGTCCGCGACCTCCGGCACCTCGAGCGCGAACAGGCCGCGCACGAGCTCCGGGTGCGTACGCGACAGGTTAACCTGCACGCGCCTGTCACCCTTGTTCACACCCACCACATAAGCCTTGATGCGGTCGCCGTGGCGCAGCACTTCACCCGGGATCTTCTCCGCCGGCAGCAGGATGCCGTCCTGCGGATCAGCCTCTGTGCCCAGCTGAACGATGTTCAGCCCGCGGGACTCCGCCTGCGCGTCTCGCTGCACGATGCCGGAGACGACCTCGCCCTCAAAGCCTGCGTACTCGTCGTAGACGCGGCCCGCCTCCGCCTGGCGCAGACGCCCCTTGATGGCGTCGCGCACTGCCACGGAACCGATGCGGGAGAAATTCACCGGCGTGTCGTCGTACTCGGAGACGACCTCGCCCTCGGCGTCCAACTCGCTGACAATGACAGCCACATCGCCGGTCTCGGTGTCGATGTCCACGCGAGCCTTAGCGTCGGCGTTGGACTCCCCCTCCTTGAACTCGCGGTAGGAGAACAGCAGCGCGTTCGCGATAGTCGCCAGCAAATCCTCCATGGCGATCCCCTGCTGCTCCTCGATCGCCTTCAGCGCGTTCAAGTCGATATTCACTTGTGTTCCTTTCCTTCCGCTGCTGCGGCCTCAAGATCTTCAAACGCCCGGTCCGCCAGCTCAGCCTCTGCGGCCGGCGGGGCTTTGAACTCAATTTCTACCACTGCGCCAGAAATTTCAGAAACCGGGGAAATACGGACCTCTTCAGCCTTTTTGTTCACGCGAACAAGCGCGACGTGCGATTCCTCAGCGTCGAGCGGGCCCACGCGCCACTGCTGCTCGCCCACCTTCACCTTGCGGCCGCGGTTGCGGCGGAAATGTCGCGCCTCAGTCAACGGCAGGTCTACGCC from Corynebacterium fournieri harbors:
- the rbfA gene encoding 30S ribosome-binding factor RbfA; this encodes MAENPRAQRLAKQIQTIVASAIEREVKDPRMELVTVTDTRVTGDLHDATVYYTVRGRDINDEPDYDQAAEALNRARGQIRKIVGDQLSVRFTPTISFERDTVPESSAHMEELLNRARARDEELAKLRANATPAGESDPYKRTGDDV
- a CDS encoding metallophosphoesterase family protein translates to MTTTLWAVSDLHAAVKRNGPKIDAITPADPSDWLIVAGDVAERPELIIQVMEDLASRFHTVIWVPGNHELFCRSADRHRGREKYTMLVQAMRSIGVVTPEDRYPVFGGVTICPLFTLYDYSFRARDLTVEEALAAAHDHNVVMTDEVAIAPFVDIRAWCWDRLAYTTKRLSRINGPTVLVNHWPLIQEPVQRMQWSDIALWCGTRHTRTWAQRYNAQAVVYGHLHMPGVTTVDGIPHIEASLGYPREWEHYPSARPFPYPVMEVEQ
- a CDS encoding DHH family phosphoesterase — protein: MSSKTPRYLQEAAALFEAAASRVREVEKVSVVAHIKPDADAIGSACALTAGLRKLGKDAQAYIGQPLPHSANMRTIPGVEDIRYGEPLPEDGLVITVDCASADRTGAHMSTILKDPSRVVVIDHHNTNPGFGGLNMIVESESTTVMVRELLGYLGVELDPDIAYALYAGLITDTGSFRWGTPRMHELAAELMEYGLNTRQIALDLMDTMGPVDLQLMGAVLAKTQIVPANGLSVAVLTIPSGIHSRMSQTAVEAIIDYARALEGTDVGVVLKEQSPKSWALSLRSTVVDVSAVAQRLGGGGHKAAAGYSASGHRNEVIRDLLSALPQRDASDE
- a CDS encoding YlxR family protein, with product MGVARKQPIRTRTCIATRTAQPDTQLLRVVADPDVPGRILADPGRNLPGRGAWITPSLDAVELAEQRRAFGRALRLSTAVDLGHVRTYLASSQSTCDEVNDPDEKGKTEH
- the infB gene encoding translation initiation factor IF-2, translating into MSGKLRVHELAKQLGVTSKELLATLKEQGEFVKTASSTIEPPVVKKMKAHYAKQNGGDDADAEKKKEAAPKKPPLKKPGQNRAKPAAPKPAASKPSKAGESKPAAPKPVPGAPKPSAAKPAAAEPAPKPAGGAPKPGAPKPGAPKPGAAKPGAPKPGAAKSAAPKPGAPKPGAPKPGAAKSDAPKPGAMPRPVPKPGRPRVANNPFSSNTGGQRPPRPGGGRPGQGQGRPGQGGPRPGGARKGGGSRPSPADMPAGPSPTQMPSKAAAPGGRGRGGGRGRGGGPGGPRFGGGGGFRGRGGRRGGTAGAFGRPGGAPGKRRKSKGQKRAEYEEMHKPNVIGGVRLPDGGGKTVRLRQGATLSDLAEKINTDASSLVQALFNLGEMVTATQSVSEDTLQLLGAEINYEVQIVSPEDEDRELLESFDLQFGEDIGGEEALEKRPPVVSVMGHVDHGKTRLLDSVRNANVGRGEAGGITQGIGAYQTEVTLEDEPRKITFLDTPGHEAFTAMRARGAKSTDLAILVVAADDGVMPQTVEAINHAKAADLPIVVAVNKVDKPEAQPDKIRGQLTEYGLVPEEYGGDTMFIDISAKQGTGIDDLLEAVLLTADAALELTANPDMDAQGVAIESHLDRGRGPVSTVIVQRGTLRVGDSIVVGGNFGRVRRMVDEWGNDVDEAGPSRPVQVQGLNGVPGPGDNLLVVDDDRVARQIAAQRDARHRAAIQARSKKRVSLENLDQALKETSQLNLILKGDNAGSVEALEEALLKIEIDDEVEVNIIDRGVGAVTQTNVSLAAASDAVIIGFNVRADGKATEEANAEGVEIRYYSVIYQAIEDVENALKGMLKPIYEERDLGEAEIRQIFKASSVGLIAGCMVTEGKVKRGAKLRLVRDGNVITPDATIESLRREKDDVNEVAKGYECGMVLSYPDIQVGDTIQTYEMVEVPRD
- a CDS encoding MATE family efflux transporter, yielding MSRARGAAERSLGHQILLLALPALGVLAANPLYLLLDTAVVGRLGTAELAALAAGAAIQSTVTTQLTFLSYGTTARSSRFFGAGRREDAVAEGVQATWVALGVGTLLALIVGIFAQPLAQALAGDHATGARAAQWMHVSAFAVPMTLVIMAGNGWMRGVQNTKLPFYLTLCGLVPGAALLPVLVGRFGLVGSAVANVIGMGITATLFLVVLAREHRSYGGSWAPRWSVIKRQLILGRDLILRSLSFQVSLLTAAAVAGRIGVVALAAHQLMLQLWNFLTLVLDSLAIAAQTLTGSALGRAGAEEARDVGAQTLRYSLGFAVALSAVFAVFAAPIQGLFTSDPEVVDALRIPWFLLIGMILVGGAVFALDGVLLGAADAAFLRNLTLFSLLGVALPIILASGVFGWGLTGIWVGQLGQVLARLVGVVWRFRSMRWAAGGADGKNEE
- a CDS encoding 4'-phosphopantetheinyl transferase family protein is translated as MQDISLFPPEARCVFFLTDDASDLTRYEDLLPDERDEVSAAVDVRKGEFGDARWCAHQALRELGVESAGAILRGERGMPLWPEGFTGSLTHTEGLRAAVAAPKRHVHSMGLDAEPAEPLPDGVLRSIASPTEIEMVSQLQADGYTWADRLLFCAKEATYKCWYPMTRRWLDFDEAEIELRPDGTFTSQLLARPAPVPLFEGRWVQRCGYVIAATYVR
- the rimP gene encoding ribosome maturation factor RimP; translated protein: MAFPTNDDLERMVAPVARTYGMDIEKIRTVKAGKKSQVVIALDSDTHPTLDELEEVSNELSQLFDDAEQRGEVNFGAGYTLELTTPGVDLPLTEARHFRRNRGRKVKVGEQQWRVGPLDAEESHVALVRVNKKAEEVRISPVSEISGAVVEIEFKAPPAAEAELADRAFEDLEAAAAEGKEHK
- the nusA gene encoding transcription termination factor NusA, with the protein product MNIDLNALKAIEEQQGIAMEDLLATIANALLFSYREFKEGESNADAKARVDIDTETGDVAVIVSELDAEGEVVSEYDDTPVNFSRIGSVAVRDAIKGRLRQAEAGRVYDEYAGFEGEVVSGIVQRDAQAESRGLNIVQLGTEADPQDGILLPAEKIPGEVLRHGDRIKAYVVGVNKGDRRVQVNLSRTHPELVRGLFALEVPEVADGSVEIVGIAREAGHRSKVAVRATVKGVNAKGACIGPRGARVTNIMSELGGEKIDIIDWDEDPAKYVGNSLAPSKVVNVEVLDREAQAARVTVPDYQLSLAIGKEGQNARLAARLTGWKIDIRSDADSAE